The Ciona intestinalis chromosome 11, KH, whole genome shotgun sequence genome has a segment encoding these proteins:
- the LOC100186404 gene encoding uncharacterized protein LOC100186404 encodes MNLIVRLLLIIYFYTQVASTEDVTSTNYVINISVTSPAVFGNVTFPLNSITTTQNQSATITSTAHAAPARLTTDQGKDDVTGSKVPNPQVGVYIVVIFLAVVGAIVVGWLVYVIIIKRNRRSNYSDPSQGLRGSTSGIGQPEDFENPIDFSSSQYSNQMI; translated from the exons ATGAATTTGATTGTCAGACTGCTACTTATTATTTACTTCTATACACAAG ttgCATCAACCGAAGATGTGACAAGCACCAATTACGTCATCAAcatttccgtgacgtcaccagCAGTCTTCGGGAACGTAACCTTTCCATTAAATTCTATAACTACGACGCAAAATCAAAGTGCAACAATAACTAGTACCGCACACG CTGCTCCGGCAAGGCTAACAACTGACCAGGGAAAAGACGACGTCACAGGTTCCAAAGTACCAAATCCAC AGGTTGGTGTCTATATTGTTGTCATCTTTCTTGCCGTTGTTGGCGCTATAgtggttggttggttggtatacgtcataatcatcAAGCGGAACCGACGTAGCAATTATTCTGACCCAAGCCAGGGGCTAAGGGGTTCGACAAGCGGCATTGGACAGCCTGAGGATTTCGAAAACCCCATCGATTTTTCATCGTCACAGTATAGCAATCAGATGATATAA